One region of Vanessa tameamea isolate UH-Manoa-2023 chromosome 27, ilVanTame1 primary haplotype, whole genome shotgun sequence genomic DNA includes:
- the LOC113391949 gene encoding zinc finger Y-chromosomal protein-like, whose product MNNSCFICNARTGASLRNALNLFGDDVSLSSGKKLSEVIGDIVDKLIKEDVVHTRVICKKCQKAIVEYDSLQVRLQAIKTELLENFKKTLPKHNLSYDTYNKEVKIVNSSNIKKNEVKTLVLPASKLQPLPPDFVIKSGKWPISKSNIVIPKLKSVVTIPASSTLNLKVTVGSSVLTQSIITNTIANKKSALANQTIDPKLIMTPKVEKNDQPSISTNVMNFVSSSMKSDEILTSSTVTFTQPISSNTLVSTKSSPILSFNVNSLPKDFLSSAILTKVDDFDIEKLKKEGSIEVSELEQADEQPMEIDEDCSLTVLSTNESDNKLIFDETVKDDEDKSKSEYLDVRLLGEQGRYVLGKLQVLRPDADADADADADADADAEGDVDTDEHTIVMEGENGSILRVVSGQKFLYGDNQISLMLPGLQDSVDGQDSNDESQIELQVSGDEETANAIIAAAQEQGGAFIKVESGEMYRVQSVQSTTEDDETSNVDTSMVVHEDGQFRCLLCEKNETKERRVVVGDAEAAMQHVKSAHGARLYICRVCGRALRRRAHYAAHVEQHAQKNKALQNTDKTKLHECNICKKKYSSRTLLTEHMNVHSGSRPYACDVCGKAFASKYTHQSHLKTHLVRPRPYKCEQCGKSFFTLQNLNQHEKTHSGVKDFICNVCGKAFGTQHNLEVHGVVHSGSKPFVCGACGKAFARRAEVRDHMRIHTGERPFTCDVCGASFTQRSNLHSHKRATHLDDKRYHCTQCPKRFKRRRLLDYHVKASHTGERPLKCEICHATFVYPEHYKKHARIHSGEKPYTCEVCGKSFNSRDNRNTHRFVHSDRKPYECVVCGAGYMRKQLLYQHMNTSGHLAESIVVNQPRVTKINENMLTTQAVVVDTEKSDKFPDTIYETTEELQLEADDKSIVTTDESGTKFYITGDKKILLQEGKTINIVQESEEPTLLTLHNIDSSLKADGTLIDTIPADQLTDQQQAGALRLVSVSLPDGSSGWVAINN is encoded by the exons atgaATAACTCGTGTTTTATTTGCAACGCTCGGACAGGAGCATCTTTGAGGAATGCTTTAAACTTATTCGGGGATGAT gtGTCACTCAGCTCCGGAAAGAAACTATCTGAAGTAATTGGGGATATTGTAGATAAATTGATCAAAGAAGATGTTGTCCATACACGAGTTATATGCAAGAAATGTCAAAAGGCAATCGTTGAATATGACTCTTTACAAGTCAG ATTACAAGCTATTAAAACAGAACTACTTGAAAACTTCAAGAAAACTTTACCGAAACATAACTTAAGCTACGATACATATAATAAGGAGGtgaaaattgtaaatagttctAATATCAAGAAGAATGAAGTTAAAACGTTAGTGTTACCAGCTTCTAAACTGCAACCCTTGCCGCCTGATTTTGTGATAAAATCTGGGAAATGGCCAATATCCAAATCTAACATTGTTATACCTAAACTAAAG TCTGTCGTGACGATACCGGCGTCATCAACCCTAAATCTCAAAGTGACAGTCGGTTCGTCTGTTCTCACTCAGAGCATAATCACAAACACAATAGCCAACAAGAAATCAGCACTAGCGAATCAAACGATTGATccaaaattaattatgacaccAAAAGTAGAAAAAAACGATCAACCGTCAATTTCGACGAATGTAATGAACTTTGTCTCTAGTTCTATGAAATCCGACGAAATCTTGACTTCGTCGACTGTGACGTTTACTCAGCCGATATCGTCGAATACGTTAGTTTCGACGAAATCTAGTCCGATATTGAGTTTCAATGTCAATTCGTTACCGAAAGATTTCCTTTCGTCGGCGATTTTGACGAAAGTCGACGACTTCGATATTGAGAAACTAAAAAAGGAAGGTTCTATCGAAGTTAGTGAATTGGAACAAGCAGACGAACAGCCGATGGAAATTGATGAAG attgCTCTCTCACTGTGCTATCGACGAATGAATCGGACAATAAATTGATCTTCGATGAGACCGTTaag GATGATGAAGACAAATCGAAGTCTGAGTATCTAGACGTGCGGCTGCTCGGGGAGCAGGGCCGCTACGTGCTGGGCAAGCTGCAGGTGCTGCGCCCCGACGCCGACGCCGACGCCGACGCCGACGCCGACGCCGACGCCGACGCGGAAGGGGACGTCGACACGGATGAGC ATACAATTGTGATGGAAGGAGAGAATGGTTCGATCCTACGAGTGGTGTCCGGACAAAAATTTCTGTATGGAGACAATCAGATATCTCTCATGCTGCCTGGATTGCAGGATTCTGTCGATGGGCAAG aTTCGAATGATGAGTCCCAGATCGAGCTGCAAGTGTCAGGCGATGAAGAAACAGCCAATGCTATTATTGCGGCCGCGCAGGAACAAG gaGGTGCTTTCATAAAAGTCGAGTCGGGCGAGATGTATCGCGTCCAGTCAGTACAGAGCACGACAGAGGATGATGAAACTAGTAATGTTGATACTTCT ATGGTAGTGCACGAAGACGGTCAGTTCCGGTGCTTGTTGTGTGAGAAGAATGAAACAAAAG AGCGGCGCGTGGTGGTGGGCGACGCGGAGGCGGCGATGCAGCACGTGAAGAGCGCGCACGGCGCGCGGCTGTACATCTGCCGCGTGTGCGGCCGCGCGCTGCGCCGCCGCGCGCACTACGCCGCGCACGTCG agCAACACGCGCAGAAAAACAAGGCCCTACAGAATACAGACAAGACGAAACTTCACGAGTGTAAcatatgtaagaaaaaatatag CTCCCGCACGCTGCTGACGGAGCACATGAACGTGCACAGCGGGTCGCGGCCGTACGCCTGCGACGTGTGCGGGAAGGCCTTCGCCTCCAAGTACACGCACCAGTCGCACCTCAAGACGCATCTC gttCGTCCGAGGCCGTATAAATGCGAACAGTGCGGGAAGTCATTCTTCACTTTACAAAATTTGAACCAGCATGAGAAAACGCATTCGGGTGTCAAAGACTTCATTTGTAATGTTTGCG GCAAAGCGTTCGGCACGCAGCATAACCTGGAGGTGCACGGCGTGGTGCACTCGGGCAGCAAGCCCTTCGTGTGCGGCGCCTGCGGGAAGGCCTTCGCGCGCCGCGCCGAGGTGCGCGACCACATGCGCATCCACACCG GCGAGCGGCCCTTCACGTGCGACGTGTGCGGCGCAAGCTTCACGCAGCGCTCCAACCTGCACTCGCACAAGCGCGCCACGCACCTGGACGACAAGCGCTACCACTGCACGCAGTGCCCCAAGCGGTTCAAACGGAGGAG ACTGCTGGACTACCACGTCAAGGCGTCGCACACGGGCGAGCGGCCGCTGAAGTGCGAGATCTGCCACGCCACGTTCGTGTACCCGGAGCACTACAAGAAGCACGCCCGCATCCACAGCGGCGAGAAGCCCTACACGTGCGAGGTGTGCGGGAAGTCGTTCAACTCGCGCGACAACCGCAACACGCACCGCTTCGTGCACAGCGACCGCAAGCCCTACGAGTGCGTCGTGTGCGGCGCCGGCTACATGCGCAAGCAGCTGCTCTACCAGCACATGAACACCAGC GGTCACTTGGCCGAGTCGATTGTCGTCAACCAGCCGAGGGttacgaaaataaatgaaaat ATGCTGACAACACAGGCAGTTGTTGTCGATACAGAGAAAAGTGACAAGTTTCCGGACACG ATATACGAAACAACGGAAGAGTTACAACTCGAAGCAGACGATAAATCTATCG TTACGACGGACGAAAGCGGCACGAAGTTCTATATAACCGGAGACAAGAAGATACTTCTACAAGAAG gaaaaacaataaatatcgtCCAAGAATCCGAGGAACCAACTTTATTAACACTGC ATAACATAGACAGCAGCCTGAAAGCGGACGGAACACTTATAGACACGATTCCTGCGGACCAGCTGACGGACCAACAG CAGGCCGGAGCCCTGCGACTGGTGTCCGTGTCGCTGCCGGACGGTTCCAGCGGCTGGGTCGCCATCAACAACTAG
- the LOC113391953 gene encoding damage-control phosphatase ARMT1-like isoform X3 has product MAPYDWPIDTENYPVMRIVTPRNVEMCAIYGMSFAYYSLKERLPIILTKVIDYLSREGSKIKSANSASDEDIRGYIQYITKLKNDLVTNKKYDLLTVDTPEARKWNEWISNTENQYYFTNIWVFSECYVYRRLREGCELSKGLQNFDPFDEQKEQSFVNSLEPMCVVADKLMTMLPPSDKDKRKADFMTLLKICLWANKCDLSLSLGEQVTLNSADGSSGVKKIIDPFQIVNDLKDKLLVDDTAKISDLVVTKAEAVARAIEGNTNLKTKCSCNRLATLAGLPPCKQECCEEAKPSEEGATEGEAQQVPCPGKLTVPPAVMFDVVCDNAGYELFADLCLAHFLVSQNIVKKVRFHVKRIPWFVSDVTPRDFKYVIRSCAQASYSREVPMESKPEGEAEAAEPEGLRSVNSNNLANLGGIWRKLVDDGTFVVMCDDFWTSPHVYKDMKQHDPDLYRKLQFAVAVMFKGDLNYRKLLGERNCNPTLGFEAALQGFTPAPLIALRTVKADLVCGLPKGKWEQLNGIDDKWMEKGDYGVIQLCAKTEALRASERPCAPGGEVDDV; this is encoded by the exons ATGGCGCCATATGATTGGCCTATAGATACTGAGAATTATCCTGTTATGCGTATAGTTACACCGCGAAATGTTGAAATGTGTGCAATTTATGGAAT gaGTTTCGCGTATTACTCATTGAAGGAACGTTTACCGATTATTTTAACGAAAGTCATCGATTACTTGTCTCGTGAAGGTTCAAAGATCAAGTCCGCAAATAGTGCT TCTGACGAAGACATCCGCGGCTACATCCAATACATAACTAAACTCAAAAACGATTTAGTCACAAACAAGAAATACGACCTCTTGACCGTCGATACACCGGAAGCGAGGAAGTGGAACGAATGGATCTCAAACACAGAGAATCAATATTACTTTACCAATATATGGGTCTTTTCTGAATGCTACGTGTATAGGAGGCTTAGGGAAGGTTGTGAATTGAG CAAAGGTCTACAGAACTTCGATCCCTTCGATGAGCAAAAGGAACAGTCGTTTGTGAACAGTTTGGAGCCTATGTGTGTAGTTGCAGACAAACTTATGACAATGTTGCCTCCCAGTGACAAGGACAAGAGGAAAGCTGACTTCATGACACTGTTGAAG ATTTGTCTCTGGGCCAACAAGTGTGACCTGTCGCTGTCCCTGGGGGAACAGGTGACGCTGAACTCGGCTGACGGAAGCAGTGGCGTAAAAAAGATCATAGATCCGTTTCAGATCGTTAACGATCTCAAGGACAAG tTACTGGTGGACGATACTGCCAAGATTAGTGATCTGGTTGTAACGAAGGCTGAAGCGGTGGCTAGAGCTATAGAAGGG aatacgaatttaaaaacgaaatgcAGTTGCAATAGGCTGGCAACACTCGCCGGGCTGCCGCCTTGTAAACAAGAG TGCTGTGAAGAAGCCAAGCCCTCCGAAGAGGGGGCGACCGAGGGGGAGGCTCAGCAAGTGCCTTGTCCGGGGAAGCTGACCGTTCCGCCGGCTGTTATGTTCG ACGTCGTGTGTGACAACGCCGGATACGAACTGTTCGCGGACCTCTGCCTCGCGCACTTCCTCGTCTCGCAGAATATTGTCAAAAAG gttcgattccacGTGAAGAGGATACCGTGGTTCGTGTCCGACGTCACGCCTAGAGATTTCAA ataCGTTATAAGGTCGTGCGCTCAAGCGAGTTATAGTCGGGAAGTTCCAATGGAAAGTAAACCAG aaGGGGAAGCGGAAGCGGCCGAACCGGAAGGTCTTAGAAGCGTAAATTCCAATAATCTGGCGAATCTTGGCGGGATCTGGCGGAAGTTAGTCGACGACGGCACATTTGTTGTTATG TGTGACGACTTCTGGACGTCGCCCCACGTGTACAAGGACATGAAGCAGCACGACCCGGACCTGTACCGGAAGCTGCAGTTCGCGGTCGCCGTCATGTTCAAGGGGGACTTGAACTACAGGAAGCTGTTGGGGGAGAGGAACTGTAACCCCACGCTGGGCTTCGAGGCCGCTCTGCAGG GGTTCACGCCGGCGCCGCTGATAGCGCTGCGGACGGTGAAGGCCGACCTCGTCTGCGGGCTGCCCAAGGGCAAGTGGGAGCAACTCAACGGCATCGACGACAAGTGGATGGAGAAGGGAGACTACGG TGTGATCCAGTTGTGCGCGAAGACGGAGGCGCTCAGGGCGTCGGAGCGGCCGTGCGCGCCGGGCGGGGAAGTCG atgacgtgtaa
- the LOC113391953 gene encoding damage-control phosphatase ARMT1-like isoform X2, whose protein sequence is MSTTSTRPDSQSQHSSVHSETVRSAVNISDDEEYSTKPEFIYGGPFIKVEKPCPFLNTATPMNVQLQGTFKKSFAYYSLKERLPIILTKVIDYLSREGSKIKSANSASDEDIRGYIQYITKLKNDLVTNKKYDLLTVDTPEARKWNEWISNTENQYYFTNIWVFSECYVYRRLREGCELSKGLQNFDPFDEQKEQSFVNSLEPMCVVADKLMTMLPPSDKDKRKADFMTLLKICLWANKCDLSLSLGEQVTLNSADGSSGVKKIIDPFQIVNDLKDKLLVDDTAKISDLVVTKAEAVARAIEGCCEEAKPSEEGATEGEAQQVPCPGKLTVPPAVMFDVVCDNAGYELFADLCLAHFLVSQNIVKKVRFHVKRIPWFVSDVTPRDFKYVIRSCAQASYSREVPMESKPEGEAEAAEPEGLRSVNSNNLANLGGIWRKLVDDGTFVVMCDDFWTSPHVYKDMKQHDPDLYRKLQFAVAVMFKGDLNYRKLLGERNCNPTLGFEAALQGFTPAPLIALRTVKADLVCGLPKGKWEQLNGIDDKWMEKGDYGVIQLCAKTEALRASERPCAPGGEVDDV, encoded by the exons atgagtacAACGTCTACTAGACCGGATTCCCAATCCCAACATTCGTCCGTACATAGCGAAACAGTCCGTAGCGCTGTAAACATATCGGACGATGAAGAATATTCGACAAAACCCGAATTTATTTACGGTGGACCGTTTATAAAAGTGGAAAAACCATGTCCGTTTTTAAATACGGCTACTCCAATGAACGTTCAACTACAGGGAACTTTCAAAAA gaGTTTCGCGTATTACTCATTGAAGGAACGTTTACCGATTATTTTAACGAAAGTCATCGATTACTTGTCTCGTGAAGGTTCAAAGATCAAGTCCGCAAATAGTGCT TCTGACGAAGACATCCGCGGCTACATCCAATACATAACTAAACTCAAAAACGATTTAGTCACAAACAAGAAATACGACCTCTTGACCGTCGATACACCGGAAGCGAGGAAGTGGAACGAATGGATCTCAAACACAGAGAATCAATATTACTTTACCAATATATGGGTCTTTTCTGAATGCTACGTGTATAGGAGGCTTAGGGAAGGTTGTGAATTGAG CAAAGGTCTACAGAACTTCGATCCCTTCGATGAGCAAAAGGAACAGTCGTTTGTGAACAGTTTGGAGCCTATGTGTGTAGTTGCAGACAAACTTATGACAATGTTGCCTCCCAGTGACAAGGACAAGAGGAAAGCTGACTTCATGACACTGTTGAAG ATTTGTCTCTGGGCCAACAAGTGTGACCTGTCGCTGTCCCTGGGGGAACAGGTGACGCTGAACTCGGCTGACGGAAGCAGTGGCGTAAAAAAGATCATAGATCCGTTTCAGATCGTTAACGATCTCAAGGACAAG tTACTGGTGGACGATACTGCCAAGATTAGTGATCTGGTTGTAACGAAGGCTGAAGCGGTGGCTAGAGCTATAGAAGGG TGCTGTGAAGAAGCCAAGCCCTCCGAAGAGGGGGCGACCGAGGGGGAGGCTCAGCAAGTGCCTTGTCCGGGGAAGCTGACCGTTCCGCCGGCTGTTATGTTCG ACGTCGTGTGTGACAACGCCGGATACGAACTGTTCGCGGACCTCTGCCTCGCGCACTTCCTCGTCTCGCAGAATATTGTCAAAAAG gttcgattccacGTGAAGAGGATACCGTGGTTCGTGTCCGACGTCACGCCTAGAGATTTCAA ataCGTTATAAGGTCGTGCGCTCAAGCGAGTTATAGTCGGGAAGTTCCAATGGAAAGTAAACCAG aaGGGGAAGCGGAAGCGGCCGAACCGGAAGGTCTTAGAAGCGTAAATTCCAATAATCTGGCGAATCTTGGCGGGATCTGGCGGAAGTTAGTCGACGACGGCACATTTGTTGTTATG TGTGACGACTTCTGGACGTCGCCCCACGTGTACAAGGACATGAAGCAGCACGACCCGGACCTGTACCGGAAGCTGCAGTTCGCGGTCGCCGTCATGTTCAAGGGGGACTTGAACTACAGGAAGCTGTTGGGGGAGAGGAACTGTAACCCCACGCTGGGCTTCGAGGCCGCTCTGCAGG GGTTCACGCCGGCGCCGCTGATAGCGCTGCGGACGGTGAAGGCCGACCTCGTCTGCGGGCTGCCCAAGGGCAAGTGGGAGCAACTCAACGGCATCGACGACAAGTGGATGGAGAAGGGAGACTACGG TGTGATCCAGTTGTGCGCGAAGACGGAGGCGCTCAGGGCGTCGGAGCGGCCGTGCGCGCCGGGCGGGGAAGTCG atgacgtgtaa
- the LOC113391953 gene encoding damage-control phosphatase ARMT1-like isoform X1, with protein MSTTSTRPDSQSQHSSVHSETVRSAVNISDDEEYSTKPEFIYGGPFIKVEKPCPFLNTATPMNVQLQGTFKKSFAYYSLKERLPIILTKVIDYLSREGSKIKSANSASDEDIRGYIQYITKLKNDLVTNKKYDLLTVDTPEARKWNEWISNTENQYYFTNIWVFSECYVYRRLREGCELSKGLQNFDPFDEQKEQSFVNSLEPMCVVADKLMTMLPPSDKDKRKADFMTLLKICLWANKCDLSLSLGEQVTLNSADGSSGVKKIIDPFQIVNDLKDKLLVDDTAKISDLVVTKAEAVARAIEGNTNLKTKCSCNRLATLAGLPPCKQECCEEAKPSEEGATEGEAQQVPCPGKLTVPPAVMFDVVCDNAGYELFADLCLAHFLVSQNIVKKVRFHVKRIPWFVSDVTPRDFKYVIRSCAQASYSREVPMESKPEGEAEAAEPEGLRSVNSNNLANLGGIWRKLVDDGTFVVMCDDFWTSPHVYKDMKQHDPDLYRKLQFAVAVMFKGDLNYRKLLGERNCNPTLGFEAALQGFTPAPLIALRTVKADLVCGLPKGKWEQLNGIDDKWMEKGDYGVIQLCAKTEALRASERPCAPGGEVDDV; from the exons atgagtacAACGTCTACTAGACCGGATTCCCAATCCCAACATTCGTCCGTACATAGCGAAACAGTCCGTAGCGCTGTAAACATATCGGACGATGAAGAATATTCGACAAAACCCGAATTTATTTACGGTGGACCGTTTATAAAAGTGGAAAAACCATGTCCGTTTTTAAATACGGCTACTCCAATGAACGTTCAACTACAGGGAACTTTCAAAAA gaGTTTCGCGTATTACTCATTGAAGGAACGTTTACCGATTATTTTAACGAAAGTCATCGATTACTTGTCTCGTGAAGGTTCAAAGATCAAGTCCGCAAATAGTGCT TCTGACGAAGACATCCGCGGCTACATCCAATACATAACTAAACTCAAAAACGATTTAGTCACAAACAAGAAATACGACCTCTTGACCGTCGATACACCGGAAGCGAGGAAGTGGAACGAATGGATCTCAAACACAGAGAATCAATATTACTTTACCAATATATGGGTCTTTTCTGAATGCTACGTGTATAGGAGGCTTAGGGAAGGTTGTGAATTGAG CAAAGGTCTACAGAACTTCGATCCCTTCGATGAGCAAAAGGAACAGTCGTTTGTGAACAGTTTGGAGCCTATGTGTGTAGTTGCAGACAAACTTATGACAATGTTGCCTCCCAGTGACAAGGACAAGAGGAAAGCTGACTTCATGACACTGTTGAAG ATTTGTCTCTGGGCCAACAAGTGTGACCTGTCGCTGTCCCTGGGGGAACAGGTGACGCTGAACTCGGCTGACGGAAGCAGTGGCGTAAAAAAGATCATAGATCCGTTTCAGATCGTTAACGATCTCAAGGACAAG tTACTGGTGGACGATACTGCCAAGATTAGTGATCTGGTTGTAACGAAGGCTGAAGCGGTGGCTAGAGCTATAGAAGGG aatacgaatttaaaaacgaaatgcAGTTGCAATAGGCTGGCAACACTCGCCGGGCTGCCGCCTTGTAAACAAGAG TGCTGTGAAGAAGCCAAGCCCTCCGAAGAGGGGGCGACCGAGGGGGAGGCTCAGCAAGTGCCTTGTCCGGGGAAGCTGACCGTTCCGCCGGCTGTTATGTTCG ACGTCGTGTGTGACAACGCCGGATACGAACTGTTCGCGGACCTCTGCCTCGCGCACTTCCTCGTCTCGCAGAATATTGTCAAAAAG gttcgattccacGTGAAGAGGATACCGTGGTTCGTGTCCGACGTCACGCCTAGAGATTTCAA ataCGTTATAAGGTCGTGCGCTCAAGCGAGTTATAGTCGGGAAGTTCCAATGGAAAGTAAACCAG aaGGGGAAGCGGAAGCGGCCGAACCGGAAGGTCTTAGAAGCGTAAATTCCAATAATCTGGCGAATCTTGGCGGGATCTGGCGGAAGTTAGTCGACGACGGCACATTTGTTGTTATG TGTGACGACTTCTGGACGTCGCCCCACGTGTACAAGGACATGAAGCAGCACGACCCGGACCTGTACCGGAAGCTGCAGTTCGCGGTCGCCGTCATGTTCAAGGGGGACTTGAACTACAGGAAGCTGTTGGGGGAGAGGAACTGTAACCCCACGCTGGGCTTCGAGGCCGCTCTGCAGG GGTTCACGCCGGCGCCGCTGATAGCGCTGCGGACGGTGAAGGCCGACCTCGTCTGCGGGCTGCCCAAGGGCAAGTGGGAGCAACTCAACGGCATCGACGACAAGTGGATGGAGAAGGGAGACTACGG TGTGATCCAGTTGTGCGCGAAGACGGAGGCGCTCAGGGCGTCGGAGCGGCCGTGCGCGCCGGGCGGGGAAGTCG atgacgtgtaa